From the genome of Streptomyces sp. NBC_00659, one region includes:
- a CDS encoding LacI family DNA-binding transcriptional regulator, with amino-acid sequence MVKITDVARHAGVSPSTVSYALSGKRPISEATRQRVEESIRRLGYRPHAGARALASSRSNVLALVVPLRTGIHVPVVMQFAVSVVTAARLHDHDVLLLTQEEGEEGLRRVADTALVDALIVMDVQLHDPRLPSLRALDRPSVLIGFPAAPDGLTCIDLDFKAAGELCVERLAGLGHRVVALVGSPPEVYVRGTAFAQRVVQGFTAAVDRNGLASSVHPCEASPAAARRVAEQLLREQPALTGVVVHNEPVLEPLIEAFEQLGLRVPADLSVTAICPDELAGSLRVPVTSIAIPSAEVGARAVELLMRKLAGTPVAEATLLTPRLTERASTAPRTLNA; translated from the coding sequence ATGGTCAAGATCACCGATGTGGCGCGGCACGCCGGGGTGTCCCCGAGCACCGTCTCCTACGCCCTCAGCGGCAAGCGGCCGATCTCCGAGGCGACCCGGCAGCGCGTCGAGGAGAGCATCCGCCGGCTGGGCTACCGGCCGCACGCCGGGGCCAGGGCGCTGGCCAGCAGCAGGTCGAACGTCCTGGCGCTGGTCGTGCCGCTGCGGACGGGCATCCATGTGCCGGTGGTGATGCAGTTCGCGGTGTCGGTGGTGACGGCGGCCCGGCTGCACGACCACGACGTCCTGCTGCTCACTCAGGAGGAGGGCGAGGAGGGACTGCGCCGGGTCGCGGACACCGCGCTGGTGGACGCGCTGATCGTGATGGACGTCCAGCTCCACGATCCCCGGCTGCCGTCGCTGCGCGCGCTGGACCGGCCGTCGGTGCTCATCGGCTTCCCCGCCGCCCCCGACGGGCTCACCTGCATCGACCTGGACTTCAAGGCGGCCGGTGAGCTGTGCGTGGAGCGGCTCGCGGGGCTCGGGCACCGGGTCGTCGCGCTGGTCGGCTCGCCGCCGGAGGTGTACGTGCGGGGCACGGCGTTCGCGCAGCGGGTGGTGCAGGGGTTCACGGCCGCCGTCGACCGGAACGGCCTGGCCTCGTCCGTCCACCCCTGTGAGGCCTCGCCCGCCGCCGCGCGCCGGGTGGCCGAGCAACTCCTGCGCGAACAACCCGCGTTGACCGGTGTCGTGGTGCACAACGAGCCGGTCCTGGAACCGTTGATCGAGGCCTTCGAGCAGCTCGGCCTGCGGGTTCCGGCCGACCTGTCCGTCACCGCCATCTGCCCGGACGAGCTCGCCGGGAGCCTGCGCGTCCCGGTGACGTCCATCGCCATCCCCTCGGCGGAAGTGGGCGCGCGGGCGGTCGAGTTGCTGATGCGGAAACTGGCGGGCACGCCGGTCGCGGAGGCGACCCTGCTGACTCCCCGGCTGACGGAACGCGCGAGTACGGCACCGCGCACGCTGAACGCTTGA
- a CDS encoding carbohydrate ABC transporter permease has protein sequence MTVTAERGGRVTGLKARAGHPRRPRTSYALFLLPGAMAFTAVIVVPFLMNTGLGFTDWQGVGAPSWTGLANYRALVDDSEFWASFRHSLFMVLAMALLPTAIGLVLAAALFDYIGKHFGSRIVAVLRACYYLPQVLPIAVAGIVWSWILAPDNGSLNALLKAVGLGSWQQDWLGDPDFALYSVMGVMVWVQLGFPLVVFMAGLQRVDPELHEAAELDGAGWWRRFRHITLPQIRPEISVVLLWCTIAALKVFGAVYVLTKGGPGGATDVPSYFSFTTFFEKTQVGYGAAVSTVLTVIILALALIGLRFQTRAEDAEEGVRA, from the coding sequence ATGACGGTGACCGCCGAACGCGGCGGGCGGGTGACCGGCCTGAAGGCCCGGGCCGGTCACCCGCGCCGTCCGCGCACCTCGTACGCGCTGTTCCTGCTGCCCGGCGCGATGGCCTTCACGGCCGTCATCGTCGTGCCGTTCCTGATGAACACCGGGCTCGGCTTCACCGACTGGCAGGGCGTCGGGGCTCCTTCGTGGACCGGGCTCGCCAACTACCGCGCCCTGGTGGACGACAGCGAGTTCTGGGCATCGTTCCGGCACAGCCTGTTCATGGTGCTGGCGATGGCCCTCCTCCCGACGGCGATCGGACTCGTCCTGGCCGCGGCCCTGTTCGACTACATCGGCAAGCACTTCGGCAGCAGGATCGTGGCGGTGCTGCGGGCCTGCTACTACCTCCCCCAGGTCCTGCCGATCGCCGTCGCGGGCATCGTCTGGAGCTGGATCCTCGCCCCCGACAACGGCTCGCTCAACGCGCTGCTCAAGGCCGTCGGTCTCGGCTCCTGGCAGCAGGACTGGCTCGGTGACCCCGACTTCGCGCTGTACAGCGTGATGGGGGTGATGGTCTGGGTGCAGCTCGGCTTCCCTCTCGTGGTCTTCATGGCGGGACTGCAACGCGTCGACCCGGAACTGCACGAGGCCGCAGAACTGGACGGCGCGGGCTGGTGGCGGCGGTTCCGGCACATCACGCTGCCGCAGATCCGCCCGGAGATCTCGGTCGTCCTGCTGTGGTGCACGATCGCCGCGCTGAAGGTGTTCGGGGCGGTCTACGTCCTGACGAAGGGCGGTCCGGGCGGCGCCACCGACGTGCCGTCGTACTTCTCGTTCACGACCTTCTTCGAGAAGACCCAGGTCGGCTACGGCGCGGCCGTCTCCACCGTCCTGACCGTGATCATCCTGGCCCTGGCGCTGATCGGGCTGAGGTTCCAGACCCGCGCCGAGGACGCCGAGGAAGGGGTCCGCGCATGA
- the smpB gene encoding SsrA-binding protein SmpB → MSKGMYVPKESQPKQGGQASGKVKDGKRKIVAQNKKARHDYAIVDTYEAGLVLTGTEVKSLRQGRASLTDGFVQIDGNEAWLHNAHIPEYSQGTWTNHTVRRKRKLLLHREEIDKLEAKTQETGHTIVPLALYFKDGRAKAEIALARGKKEYDKRQTLREKQDRRESDRAIASAKRKQRGE, encoded by the coding sequence ATGAGCAAGGGAATGTACGTACCGAAGGAGTCCCAGCCCAAGCAGGGCGGCCAGGCCTCCGGCAAGGTCAAGGACGGCAAGCGCAAGATCGTCGCGCAGAACAAGAAGGCGCGGCACGACTACGCGATCGTCGACACCTACGAGGCCGGGCTCGTCCTGACCGGCACGGAGGTGAAGTCGCTCCGCCAGGGGCGCGCCTCGCTGACCGACGGCTTCGTCCAGATCGACGGGAACGAGGCGTGGCTGCACAACGCCCACATCCCGGAGTACAGCCAGGGCACCTGGACCAACCACACCGTGCGCCGCAAGCGCAAGCTCCTCCTGCACCGCGAGGAGATCGACAAGCTGGAGGCGAAGACCCAGGAGACGGGTCACACGATCGTCCCGCTCGCCCTGTACTTCAAGGACGGCCGGGCGAAGGCGGAGATCGCGCTCGCCCGGGGCAAGAAGGAGTACGACAAGAGGCAGACCCTGCGCGAGAAGCAGGACCGGCGTGAGTCGGACCGCGCGATCGCGTCGGCCAAGCGGAAGCAGCGCGGCGAGTAG
- a CDS encoding MFS transporter → MSPFTPYRRLFALPGTRAFTLGNLVARLPMGMFSVSAVVMIAGARGSYALAGAVTATGLAATAVVAPWTARLVDRHGQARVAVPATAFALLGATGLVACVRFGAPGWTLFAAYAATATTPNTGGMSRARWAHLLEGDAAALHTANSFEQAVDELCFMLGPVLAAFLCGTVAPEAGMLVASALLMTGVLLFTAQRSTQPPPRPATASGSPVLAPGMPPLLLSFLATGAVFGAMEVATIAFADERGHRSAAGVVLALQAAGSCVAGLVFGALRRGAPSPGRTTPADRAAGSAGYVEPFDAETLAARRYAVCVGAMAVLLTLPLLAVRLTGSLPVLAGALLVAGMATAPTMVTGMTLVQRRTPEGRLNEGMTLAVTGLLGGIAGGSAAGGWMVERWSPAAAYTVPVVAATTALVIAALAARTGRARRREPRLELGPANTA, encoded by the coding sequence ATGTCACCGTTCACCCCGTACCGCCGTCTCTTCGCGCTGCCCGGCACCCGCGCCTTCACCCTCGGCAACCTCGTCGCCCGGCTGCCCATGGGCATGTTCAGCGTGAGCGCGGTCGTCATGATCGCCGGGGCGCGGGGTTCGTACGCGCTCGCCGGTGCCGTCACGGCGACGGGTCTCGCCGCGACGGCCGTGGTCGCCCCCTGGACCGCGCGGCTCGTCGACCGCCACGGGCAGGCCCGGGTGGCCGTGCCCGCCACGGCCTTCGCGCTGCTCGGCGCGACGGGGCTGGTGGCGTGCGTGCGCTTCGGCGCGCCCGGCTGGACCCTGTTCGCCGCGTACGCCGCCACCGCCACGACCCCCAACACGGGCGGGATGTCCCGCGCGCGCTGGGCCCATCTCCTCGAAGGGGACGCGGCGGCGCTGCACACCGCGAACTCCTTCGAGCAGGCCGTGGACGAGCTGTGTTTCATGCTGGGCCCGGTGCTCGCGGCCTTCCTGTGCGGGACGGTCGCCCCGGAGGCGGGCATGCTCGTGGCGTCCGCGCTGCTGATGACGGGGGTTCTGCTCTTCACGGCACAGCGTTCGACGCAGCCGCCGCCCCGGCCGGCCACGGCCTCCGGGTCCCCCGTGCTCGCGCCCGGAATGCCCCCGCTGCTGCTCTCCTTCCTCGCCACCGGAGCGGTGTTCGGCGCGATGGAGGTGGCCACGATCGCGTTCGCGGACGAGCGGGGGCACCGGTCGGCCGCGGGCGTGGTGCTCGCCCTCCAGGCGGCGGGGTCGTGTGTGGCGGGCCTGGTATTCGGCGCGCTGCGGCGGGGCGCTCCGTCGCCCGGACGCACGACTCCCGCCGACCGCGCGGCGGGTTCCGCCGGGTACGTCGAACCGTTCGACGCCGAGACGCTCGCCGCGCGGCGGTACGCGGTGTGTGTCGGCGCGATGGCGGTCCTGCTGACCCTTCCGCTCCTCGCCGTCCGGCTCACCGGCTCGCTCCCGGTTCTCGCGGGTGCGCTGCTCGTGGCCGGCATGGCGACCGCTCCGACCATGGTCACCGGCATGACGCTGGTCCAGCGGCGCACACCCGAGGGCCGGCTGAACGAGGGCATGACGCTCGCGGTGACCGGCCTGCTGGGCGGGATAGCCGGCGGTTCCGCGGCGGGCGGATGGATGGTGGAGCGCTGGTCGCCGGCCGCGGCGTACACGGTCCCGGTCGTGGCGGCGACGACGGCGCTGGTGATCGCCGCGCTGGCCGCGAGAACGGGTCGGGCACGGCGCCGGGAGCCGCGCCTCGAACTCGGCCCGGCGAACACCGCCTGA
- a CDS encoding carbohydrate ABC transporter permease translates to MTALRRYPVLVALLIGALFMVLPFAVVALNAVKSPAEYSEHGPLSLPHGLYLDGLRDFWQRVDFGQKLLNSVLISGSVAALAAVLSVLNAYAIGIGRIRGRTWVLAFFVLANTLPQEALVYPLYYLSKQAGLYDTRLSVIIVFTVIQTAFGTYLLSAVLGRFPREIIEAARIDGANRWQVLWRIVVPVSRPTIGVLLVFFFIWTWNEFLLPLVMLISNDNQTVSVALGVLQGQRLMDATMTNAAALLGVLPAIVFFLLFQRTLTRGIAVGAVK, encoded by the coding sequence ATGACCGCCCTCCGCCGCTACCCGGTGCTCGTGGCGCTCCTCATCGGCGCCCTGTTCATGGTGCTGCCCTTCGCCGTGGTCGCCCTCAACGCGGTCAAGTCGCCCGCCGAGTACTCCGAGCACGGCCCCCTCAGCCTCCCGCACGGCCTCTACCTCGACGGTCTCAGGGACTTCTGGCAGCGCGTCGACTTCGGGCAGAAGCTCCTCAACTCGGTCCTGATCTCCGGCTCGGTGGCGGCCCTGGCCGCGGTGCTGTCCGTGCTGAACGCGTACGCGATCGGCATCGGCCGGATCAGGGGCCGCACCTGGGTGCTCGCCTTCTTCGTCCTCGCCAACACGCTGCCGCAGGAGGCGCTGGTCTACCCGCTCTACTACCTGAGCAAGCAGGCCGGCCTCTACGACACCAGGCTCAGCGTGATCATCGTGTTCACGGTGATCCAGACGGCCTTCGGCACCTATCTCCTCTCCGCCGTCCTCGGGCGGTTCCCGCGCGAGATCATCGAGGCCGCGCGCATCGACGGGGCGAACCGGTGGCAGGTGCTGTGGCGGATCGTGGTCCCGGTCAGCCGCCCCACGATCGGTGTGCTCCTCGTCTTCTTCTTCATCTGGACGTGGAACGAGTTCCTGCTGCCGCTGGTCATGCTGATCTCCAACGACAACCAGACGGTGTCGGTGGCCCTCGGTGTCCTCCAGGGCCAGCGTCTGATGGACGCCACGATGACGAACGCGGCCGCCCTGCTGGGTGTGCTCCCCGCCATCGTCTTCTTCCTGCTCTTCCAGCGGACCCTGACCCGCGGTATCGCCGTCGGCGCAGTCAAGTAG
- a CDS encoding LysR family transcriptional regulator: MPGQRPLPDHRPFPGHLDPRLLRAFLAVAEELHFTRAAARLYVAQQSLSRDIRRLERELGAELFVRTTRQVTPTLDAERLLPYARRVLEAHDELLDAFARPGGEERPLLVDVNTPGLVSSRILDRARELAPGSELMARYETGLTGAAADLLAGRLDVSFGRFAGLDPAVRARLEQRLVRYEPMAVVLPEDHHLAALDAVPLAALAGETVYAGAGNPRTLEWTDLARHLFEGRGIRLASPAPVAVGPEEFRRIMAKWRTPVLAVVEFPAMPGSVSRPLIDPVPLSPVSLVWRKGLVHPGIDALIRAAIELASDEKWLLSPRRGWIPATDALIFMKRG, from the coding sequence ATGCCTGGTCAACGCCCCCTTCCCGATCACCGGCCCTTTCCCGGTCATCTGGACCCCCGTCTGCTGCGCGCCTTCCTCGCTGTCGCCGAGGAACTGCACTTCACCCGTGCCGCCGCCCGCCTGTACGTCGCCCAGCAGTCCCTGAGCCGTGACATCCGCCGGCTGGAGCGGGAGCTCGGGGCGGAGCTGTTCGTGCGGACGACCCGGCAGGTGACGCCGACCCTGGACGCCGAGCGGCTGCTGCCGTACGCGCGCCGCGTGCTGGAGGCGCACGACGAGCTGCTGGACGCCTTCGCGCGGCCCGGCGGGGAGGAGCGACCGCTGCTCGTCGACGTCAACACGCCCGGCCTGGTCTCCAGCCGCATCCTCGACCGGGCCCGTGAACTCGCCCCCGGCAGCGAACTGATGGCGCGTTACGAGACCGGGCTCACCGGTGCGGCGGCGGACCTGCTCGCCGGCCGTCTGGACGTGTCGTTCGGCCGGTTCGCGGGACTCGACCCGGCCGTGCGGGCCCGGCTGGAGCAGCGGCTCGTGCGCTACGAGCCGATGGCCGTCGTCCTGCCCGAGGACCATCACCTCGCCGCCCTGGACGCGGTGCCGCTGGCCGCGCTCGCGGGCGAGACGGTGTACGCGGGGGCGGGCAACCCCCGGACGCTGGAGTGGACCGATCTGGCACGTCACCTCTTCGAGGGACGGGGTATCCGACTCGCGTCACCCGCACCGGTGGCGGTCGGACCCGAGGAATTCCGGCGGATCATGGCGAAGTGGCGGACTCCGGTCCTGGCCGTGGTGGAGTTTCCGGCCATGCCCGGTTCGGTGTCGCGACCCCTCATCGACCCCGTTCCCCTCTCACCAGTGTCACTGGTGTGGCGCAAGGGACTCGTTCATCCGGGAATTGATGCGCTAATACGAGCTGCTATCGAACTCGCAAGCGATGAAAAGTGGCTCCTGAGTCCCCGGAGAGGGTGGATTCCAGCCACCGACGCCCTCATTTTCATGAAACGCGGATGA
- a CDS encoding S41 family peptidase translates to MSGRDLFCEPRRIRRGAALTLVFASVLVAGAATGSFSDSARKTTDPTPGSASARRHDEVTQAAAEAMADGKSPMEAAERAVSRSGDRWGAVYSQGEYEEFEEALDGQYTGVGLWARRESDGRIEVTRVSAGSPAAAAGIRKGDLLRTVDGAKVDGRPVTEVVSLLRGDADAATAGTKVSLGLERGAQSWSRTLRRARLSTDSVTVSSLPGRVTLIKVDAFTKGVGDAVRTAVGRAPARAGIVLDLRGNSGGLVTEAVTTASAFLDGGLVATYDVNGAQRALHADAGGDTARPLVTLVDGGTMSAAELLTGALQDRGRAVVVGSRTFGKGSVQMPSRLPDGSVAELTVGHYRTPAGRSVDGRGITPDLEADKEPLKRAETVLSGLGDLP, encoded by the coding sequence ATGTCAGGCCGTGACCTGTTCTGCGAGCCCCGCCGCATCCGCCGCGGGGCGGCCCTGACATTGGTGTTCGCGAGTGTCCTCGTCGCCGGCGCGGCCACGGGATCGTTCTCCGACTCCGCCCGGAAGACCACCGACCCGACGCCTGGTTCGGCTTCGGCGCGCCGCCACGACGAGGTCACCCAGGCCGCCGCCGAGGCGATGGCCGACGGCAAATCCCCCATGGAGGCCGCCGAACGGGCCGTCAGCCGCAGCGGAGACCGCTGGGGCGCCGTCTACTCCCAGGGCGAGTACGAGGAGTTCGAGGAGGCCCTGGACGGCCAGTACACCGGCGTCGGTCTGTGGGCCCGCCGCGAGAGCGACGGACGGATCGAGGTCACCCGAGTCAGCGCCGGCTCACCCGCCGCCGCCGCGGGCATCCGCAAGGGCGACCTGCTGCGCACCGTCGACGGCGCGAAGGTGGACGGCCGGCCGGTCACCGAGGTGGTCTCGTTACTGCGCGGCGACGCCGACGCGGCGACCGCCGGCACGAAGGTCTCCCTCGGCCTGGAGCGCGGCGCGCAGTCGTGGAGCCGGACCCTGCGCCGCGCCAGACTCTCCACGGACTCCGTGACCGTCAGCAGCCTTCCGGGCCGGGTCACCCTGATCAAGGTCGACGCCTTCACCAAGGGCGTGGGCGACGCCGTACGGACCGCCGTCGGCAGGGCACCGGCGCGGGCCGGGATCGTCCTCGACCTGCGCGGCAACTCCGGCGGCCTGGTCACCGAGGCCGTCACCACCGCCTCGGCCTTCCTCGACGGCGGCCTCGTCGCCACGTACGACGTGAACGGCGCCCAGCGCGCCCTGCACGCGGACGCCGGCGGCGACACCGCCAGACCCCTGGTCACGCTCGTGGACGGCGGCACGATGAGCGCGGCCGAGCTGCTCACCGGGGCCCTCCAGGACCGCGGGCGCGCGGTCGTCGTGGGTTCCAGGACCTTCGGCAAGGGCTCGGTGCAGATGCCGAGCCGGCTGCCCGACGGCTCCGTCGCCGAGCTGACCGTCGGCCACTACCGCACCCCCGCGGGCCGCTCCGTCGACGGCCGGGGCATCACCCCGGACCTGGAGGCGGACAAGGAGCCGCTGAAGCGGGCCGAGACCGTGCTGAGCGGTCTCGGGGACCTTCCCTGA
- the yicI gene encoding alpha-xylosidase, whose protein sequence is MKFTDGYWLLREGVTAAHPVEVLDVTSGPGGLEIHAPTQPIRHRGDLLKGPVVTISAHAPMPDVIGVTFTHFQGEKPRGPRFEVRGTEFTPHTEYDDSHATLTSGALSVRVARTTPWHIDFLAHGRVLTSSGPKGMGIMRDMAGAHYLREQLDLGVGTQVYGLGERFGPLVKNGQVVDMWNADGGTATEQAYKNVPFYLTDAGYGVFVDHPGRVSFEVGSEAVSRVQFSAEAQQLTYYVIHGPTPKDILRTYTALTGRPALPPAWSFGLWLSTSFTTSYDEDTVTSFIDGMRKRELPLSVFHFDCFWMREFNWCDFRWDPRVFPDPEGMLTRLKDKGLRICVWINPYIAQRSPLFAEGRALGHLLRRPDGSVWQWDLWQPGMALVDFTSPAARDWYAAKLEALLEQGVDCFKTDFGERVPVDVAYADGADPERMHNYYTYLYNQTVFEVLRKHRGEQEAVVFARSATTGSQRFPVHWGGDCEATYASMAESLRGGLSLGMSGFGFWSHDIGGFEGTPTPALFKRWIAFGLLSSHSRLHGSSSYRVPWLFDEEAVDVLRLFTRLKLRLMPYLYEAARTAHEEGVPMMRAMVLEFPDDPGCAHLERQYMLGPDLLVAPVFSDEGDVSYYVPEGTWTPYLGGPPVTGPRWVRERHGFGSVPLLVRPGAVIPVGAVDDRPDYDHADGVTLRAYGLKRGARVTVPVGPVTFTVVREGNTLRASCSDPSAPWGLAADGREVRARAGTGFLSVELESE, encoded by the coding sequence GTGAAGTTCACGGACGGCTACTGGCTGCTGCGCGAGGGCGTCACCGCGGCCCACCCGGTCGAGGTCCTCGATGTGACCTCGGGCCCCGGCGGCCTGGAGATCCACGCGCCGACGCAGCCCATACGGCACCGCGGCGACCTGCTGAAGGGACCGGTCGTGACGATCAGCGCCCACGCGCCGATGCCCGACGTCATCGGCGTCACGTTCACCCACTTCCAGGGCGAGAAGCCCCGGGGCCCCCGGTTCGAGGTGCGCGGAACGGAGTTCACGCCGCACACGGAGTACGACGACAGCCACGCGACCCTGACCTCGGGCGCCCTGTCCGTCCGGGTCGCCCGCACCACCCCCTGGCACATCGACTTCCTCGCGCACGGCCGCGTCCTCACCAGCAGCGGCCCCAAGGGCATGGGCATCATGCGGGACATGGCCGGCGCCCACTATCTGCGCGAGCAGCTGGACCTCGGCGTCGGCACACAGGTCTACGGCCTCGGCGAGCGGTTCGGGCCGCTCGTCAAGAACGGCCAGGTCGTGGACATGTGGAACGCGGACGGCGGCACCGCCACCGAACAGGCCTACAAGAACGTGCCGTTCTATCTGACGGACGCGGGCTACGGCGTCTTCGTCGACCATCCGGGCCGGGTCTCCTTCGAGGTCGGCTCGGAGGCGGTCTCCCGGGTCCAGTTCAGCGCCGAGGCCCAGCAGTTGACGTACTACGTCATCCACGGCCCGACGCCGAAGGACATCCTGCGCACGTACACGGCGCTCACCGGGCGTCCGGCCCTGCCGCCCGCGTGGTCCTTCGGCCTGTGGCTGTCGACGTCGTTCACCACCTCCTACGACGAGGACACCGTCACCTCCTTCATCGACGGCATGCGGAAGCGCGAACTGCCGCTGTCCGTCTTCCACTTCGACTGCTTCTGGATGCGCGAGTTCAACTGGTGCGACTTCCGGTGGGACCCGCGGGTGTTCCCCGACCCGGAGGGAATGCTGACGCGGCTGAAGGACAAGGGGCTGCGGATCTGCGTCTGGATCAACCCCTATATCGCGCAGCGCTCACCGCTCTTCGCGGAGGGGCGGGCCCTCGGGCATCTGCTGCGGCGGCCGGACGGAAGCGTGTGGCAGTGGGACCTGTGGCAACCGGGCATGGCGCTGGTCGACTTCACCAGCCCGGCCGCCCGGGACTGGTACGCCGCGAAGCTGGAGGCCCTGCTGGAGCAGGGCGTCGACTGCTTCAAGACCGACTTCGGCGAGCGGGTCCCGGTGGACGTGGCCTACGCCGACGGCGCCGACCCGGAGCGCATGCACAACTACTACACGTACCTCTACAACCAGACCGTGTTCGAGGTGCTCCGCAAGCACCGGGGGGAGCAGGAGGCCGTCGTCTTCGCCCGTTCGGCGACGACGGGGAGCCAGCGGTTCCCGGTGCACTGGGGCGGCGACTGCGAGGCGACGTACGCGTCGATGGCCGAGTCGCTGCGCGGCGGGCTCAGCCTCGGCATGTCGGGGTTCGGGTTCTGGAGCCACGACATCGGCGGCTTCGAGGGGACACCGACGCCCGCCCTGTTCAAACGGTGGATCGCCTTCGGGCTGCTGTCCTCGCACAGCCGGCTGCACGGCTCGTCCTCGTACCGCGTGCCCTGGCTGTTCGACGAGGAGGCCGTGGACGTCCTGCGTCTGTTCACCCGGCTCAAGCTCCGCCTCATGCCGTATCTGTACGAGGCCGCCCGCACCGCCCACGAGGAGGGGGTGCCGATGATGCGGGCGATGGTCCTGGAGTTCCCGGACGATCCGGGGTGCGCGCATCTGGAGCGCCAGTACATGCTGGGCCCGGATCTGCTGGTCGCGCCCGTCTTCAGCGACGAGGGGGACGTCTCGTACTACGTGCCCGAGGGCACCTGGACCCCCTACCTCGGCGGGCCGCCGGTGACCGGACCGCGCTGGGTGCGCGAGCGGCACGGGTTCGGAAGCGTGCCGCTGCTGGTGCGGCCGGGAGCGGTGATCCCGGTCGGCGCGGTGGACGACCGCCCCGACTACGACCACGCCGACGGCGTCACCCTGCGCGCGTACGGCCTGAAGCGGGGTGCGCGGGTGACGGTGCCGGTCGGGCCGGTCACCTTCACCGTCGTGCGCGAGGGGAACACCCTGCGCGCGTCCTGCAGCGACCCGTCCGCGCCCTGGGGGCTGGCCGCGGACGGACGCGAGGTCCGGGCCCGCGCCGGGACGGGCTTCCTCTCCGTCGAGCTGGAGTCCGAGTGA
- a CDS encoding extracellular solute-binding protein: MLTKRRRGAAAVAVALAGALLATSCGGSDSGSPDGKTLKLWHYEGPDSAMGVAWKEAIKEFEAQHPGVKVKFEEKGFEQIQKTAPMVLNSNDAPDIMEYNKGNATAGLLSKQGLLTDLTAEAGRRGWDKKLSAGVRTTSQYDTNGVMGSGKWYGVPNYAEYTVVFYNKDLFKKYGIAEPATYDELVSAMDAFVAKGVTPLANAGAEYMAQQYLYQLALSKADRSWVDTYELYKGKADFHDTAWSYAADTFADWVEKGYISKKSSGTKAEDAGVSWIQGKSPILFSGSWWYGRFESEATFDWDSGLFPGSNLTLGSGGNLWVVPKGAENKELAYDFIDITMSKKIQNLLGNKGGVPVAADTSAITDARTKTLIADYNTLSERDGLAFYPDWPVAGFYDTLVSETQKLITGSAKPDAYLDNLQKAYDKGVPQR, encoded by the coding sequence ATGCTGACGAAACGACGGCGTGGGGCGGCGGCGGTGGCGGTGGCCCTGGCGGGTGCCCTGCTGGCGACGTCCTGCGGCGGCTCGGACAGCGGTTCCCCGGACGGCAAGACACTGAAGCTGTGGCACTACGAAGGTCCGGACAGCGCGATGGGGGTGGCCTGGAAGGAGGCCATCAAGGAATTCGAAGCGCAACACCCGGGCGTGAAGGTGAAGTTCGAGGAGAAGGGCTTCGAACAGATCCAGAAGACGGCGCCCATGGTCCTCAACTCGAACGACGCCCCCGACATCATGGAATACAACAAGGGCAACGCGACCGCCGGACTCCTGTCCAAGCAGGGGCTGCTGACCGACCTGACGGCCGAGGCTGGCCGGCGCGGCTGGGACAAGAAGCTCAGCGCCGGTGTGAGGACCACGAGCCAGTACGACACGAACGGCGTCATGGGCTCGGGCAAGTGGTACGGCGTGCCCAACTACGCCGAGTACACGGTGGTCTTCTACAACAAGGACCTCTTCAAGAAGTACGGGATCGCGGAGCCGGCCACGTACGACGAACTGGTCTCCGCGATGGACGCGTTCGTGGCGAAGGGCGTCACCCCCCTCGCCAACGCGGGCGCCGAGTACATGGCCCAGCAGTACCTCTACCAGCTCGCCCTCTCCAAGGCCGACCGCTCCTGGGTCGACACGTACGAGCTGTACAAGGGCAAGGCCGACTTCCACGACACGGCCTGGAGCTACGCGGCGGACACGTTCGCCGACTGGGTGGAGAAGGGGTACATCTCCAAGAAGTCCAGCGGCACGAAGGCCGAGGACGCGGGCGTGTCCTGGATCCAGGGCAAGTCGCCGATCCTCTTCTCCGGAAGCTGGTGGTACGGCCGCTTCGAGTCGGAGGCCACATTCGACTGGGACTCCGGCCTGTTCCCGGGCTCGAACCTCACCCTGGGCTCCGGCGGCAACCTGTGGGTGGTCCCCAAGGGCGCCGAGAACAAGGAACTGGCCTACGACTTCATCGACATCACCATGTCGAAGAAGATCCAGAACCTGCTGGGCAACAAGGGCGGTGTCCCGGTGGCCGCGGACACCTCCGCGATCACCGACGCCAGGACCAAGACCCTGATAGCCGACTACAACACCCTCTCGGAGCGTGACGGGCTCGCCTTCTATCCGGACTGGCCGGTGGCGGGCTTCTACGACACCCTCGTCTCCGAGACGCAGAAGCTGATCACCGGCAGCGCGAAGCCCGACGCCTATCTGGACAACCTCCAGAAGGCGTACGACAAGGGCGTACCGCAGCGATGA